Part of the Desulfurispira natronophila genome is shown below.
CCTCCCTGGGGACCGATGACAATTTGCCGCAGCATAATTTTGAAACCGGCAATAAAGAAAATTATAAACAGCAGTACAAAGAGCCAGAAGGTTATCTGCACAGCCCCGGCACCGATTGATGTGGCTGCCGCCTGCACCGGCAATAGATCCTGAATGGCCCAGGGCTGCCGTCCCACTTCAGCCACCAGCCAGCCTGCTTGAGCGGCAATGAATCCCAGGGGAATAGAGAGAACGCACAGTCGCAAAAACCAGGTCTTATTCTCCAAAGTATTTTTGCGCAGAAAGTAAAAAGTAGCTGCAAACAAGACAATAAAGAACACTCCCAGACCTACCATGACGCGGAAGCTGTAGAATGTCAGGGCCACCGGCGGCACAATATCGGTAGGCTCACTCAGGTAGCCGTAGCCAATATAGGGGGCATGCTCTTCGATTACTGAGCGATGCTGACTCATAGCAATTTCATCGCCACGATCGCGGGCATCATGGAAAGCCGCCAGGGACTCCTGAGCCAGGTTGCCCCGCTCAATAAGCTCGCTTGCTGCCGGTATTCCCTGCTCCGGATTACCATAGACCAGGTCATTGATTCCAGGCACAAAGGCGTTGATATCCCGGTACCCCATAAAGGAAAGTGCATAGGGAATGTAGATGTCAAAAAGGAAAGGCTCCCGATCATCACCCGGGCGCTTGCCAGGAGTCAGCATACCCAGTGCGACAACACCGGCCTGTGTCTGACCATCATAAAGGCCCTCCATGGCTGCCATCTTCATGGGCTGCTTCTGGGCAATTTCGTAGCCGGACTCATCACCACTCATGGCCAGGAAGATAGAAGTAATCAGACCAAAGGCAGCTGCAACCGCTATGCTGCGCTTGGCAAACTGGGTCTCGCGACCCTTGAGCAGATACCAGGCGCTGATGCCCACCACAAAGAGAGCTGCCACCACATAGCCACTGGCTACAGTATGAAGAAACTTGGTGATCGCAACAGGAGAGAAGAGGATCTCCGCAAAGCTCAGCATCTCATTGCGAGCAGTTTCAGGATTGAAGTGGGCTCCGACAGGATAGGTCATCCAGCCGTTGGCCACCAGAATCCACAGTGCCGAGAGATTGGCGCCAATGGCCACCATCCAGGTAGAAAACAGGTGAGCCCCCTTGCTGATTTTATCCCAACCAAAAAACATGACGGCAAAAAATGTAGCCTCCAGGAAAAAGGCAACGATACCCTCAATTGCCAATGGAGCACCGAATATATCTCCGACAAGCCAGGAGTAGTTGGACCAGTTGGTGCCGAACTGGAACTCCATGATCAGTCCGGTGGAAACCCCCACCACAAAATTGATGGCAAAGAGCTTCATCCAGAACTTCGTAACCATTTTCCAGTATTCGTCACCGGTTTTGACGTAAATCGTCTCCATAATGGCCACAATAAAACCAAGCCCCAGTGTCAGCGGGACAAAGATAAAGTGGAACATGGCAGTCACAGCAAACTGTAGCCGCGACCAATCCACATGTTCAATTCCCGTAGCCAGATCCATAAACGACTCCTTACATTCGTTAAAGTTTGGGTACAACTGTAAATTGTTTCTTCCGTTAAGATAGTATGTTATTGTTTACGAGTTTAGTCAACATATATTTTCGAGCTCCTAGCGGAGCGAATGGCCACGCCACTGGCAGTTACTCTACCATGCAAAGCTATATAAGGAAGCCAATGGAACAGATCCACGTTTTGTCTTGTAAAAATCTGCCTGTTCAGTACTACTGAAAATCTCCCAAATCGTGGCTTTTACGAAACTCCATATAGTCCACAAAGTAGCGCCAGCCACTGTAGATGGCAATGATAATAGCCAACCACAAAATAATCAGCCCCAGTACCTGGAGACTGACAAACCACAGCTGCCAACCAAGAATCAACATAATAATGGCAGTAATCTGCAGACCGGTCTTCCATTTACCCAGTTGGTCAGCAGGCATGACATAGCCGTGAGAGGAGGCTACCGCGCGTAAAGCGGTTACAGCAAACTCCCGTGCCAGCAACAGAATAACTGCAAAGGCCGCCACATCACCACGCTCTACAAGGCATATAAGAGCAGCAGCCACTAACAGTTTGTCGGCCACCGGATCCATGATTTTGCCAAAGTCGGTGACCAGGTTATACTTTCGCGCCAGATGTCCATCGTAATAATCGGTGATGGCCGCCAAGGAAAATACCACTACTGAAAAAAGATCCACCAGAAAACCCTGATATGAAAGAGAGAAAACCAGGACCGGAATCAAAGCAACCCGCAGTACGGTAAGTTGATTGGGGGTATTGAGCTGCATAATGGTGACCTCTTAGATAATAATCTTTAAAACGGCTTGATGTTTCACCATCCAAGTCCGCTGTCAGGTTCCGGACCTTTGCACCGGAATCAGTGCTTTTCTCTTGCAGTAAATAAATATATCCACTGCCAACGAATCTACCATAAACCCACAGCAGGCGGAAATAGGCAATGTACGCTTTTTGCCCTCAAACACTAGACCACCCAAAATTCCCTTTAACACTAAACGGCAAGCTACCAGTAGGCTCTTCTCGTGGTACTTTAACCACTAAAAACTGTAGCCAATGGTCAAGTATATCTCATAACTGTCTGCTTCAGTCTTATGTGTTGTTGCCTTGGCTACATCCAGGCGTATGGGACCCACCGGAGTTCGGTAACGCAACCCGGTGCCTACACCGGTATAGGGATCTGAAGGACCATCCTGCCACAGCTGCTCTGGATAAACATTCCCCATATCATAGTAGAGGACCGTTTCGATATTACCAAAAGCGTGACGATACTCCGCTGTAACCCGGTCATAAGCAAGCCCACCGATGCGAGCACCGCCGGCACTGCGCAGGGCTACTCTTTCATGCTCAAAGCCACGCACCGAATTGGCACCACCCAGGGAGAAACGACTTTCAAGGGGTATGGGAAGCCTGTCATCCCGACTGATTTGCCCCGCTTCACCATGCAGCGCAATGACACCGCGTCGCCAGGGCGGCAGATAATAACTCCCCTTGAGCGTAAGGGTCTGAAAGTCTGAATGGCGTTGAGATTGACTCAGTGAGCGAAGATATGAACTTTGCAGATCAAAACCTTTGGTTGGAGCCACAAGGCTGTCGGTACGATTGTAGCGAACATTGACCCCCACATGGTGATAGGCGCCATCATCGTAGTCCTCCCCCCGGTCCAGGCCACTACTGACAGAGCGATATCCATATTCACTGTGAGAGTAACTGAAGCTCAGAGGAATACTCTCGTGCAAAAAGTGACGTATCGTCATGGAAAACAGGTCAACGTGAGAAGTATAGCTCTGTCGCTCCGCCCGAGTGCGGGAGAGGGTATAGGTCGTGTCAATGGGGATACCAAAGGAGAAATCTTCGTGATATTCAAGGGCGCTGATGCTGCGACGGGCGCTTTGGCGCTGCGTTGCTGTCAACTCACCTCCGCGGCCCATCACATTACCGTGCCCCACCCGAAACTGGACGTTAGGGCCGTAGAAAGAGTCGTACCCCAGCGCCACCGCTCCGAATATATTGCCCCGATCCTCTGCTTGCACCACATGGTAATAGCGCTCCCCTACCTTGATGCCCTGATAGTTGCTGTAAGAAAATATCCGCTCAGACTCTATGTTTTGCTGCGCCTGCTCAATAGCACTCAGACTCGCATACTCGTCCATCTGTGAGTAGCGCATAACCCGACGCACATAGCGCCGCGAAGTACTCTCAGCACCAAAAGTCAACACCGAGGCATTGCGATAGCGAGGGCCCGGATCTACCAGCACCTCGACTGCCACATGCCGATCAAGCACCGAACGCTGCACCTGCGCCCGAGCCTTCAGGTACCCTTTTTCGGCGTAGAGACGCTGAATGTGCTGAGCCAAATAGCGGGAGTCATCAATAGAACGCTCATTGTGATGATAAAGCTCATAAAGCGAGTCAACAGCCTGCTCCTGCAGGGAGTTGTTACCGTCTAGCCCATCACTGACGCTCAGCACCAGAGGAAGCCGAGGAAAACGCATATCCACTGTCACCGTGGCTGACTTTGGTGTATCTTCCCTTAAACTAGTGCGAGCATCCACAGCCCGATTCGCCGCTTCCCGCCGAATATCCCCCTGTAAACGATTCAGGCCGGAGTGATCAAAGCCTTCATCAGCACGATATAATGGCAACTGCTGCTCCATCGCCTTCCCCCAGTAGGGGCTTTCAATGCCTACTTCTTCGTAGTGGATACGGTGAGCTTCAATGCCAATGAAGATTTCATCCTGATTACCACTGACATAAACGTCCTCTACACGAAATCCCTGGCGCCGCAGGTAACGACGAGTATCACTGGCAATAATGGGAATCTCAAAGTCGTCAATGGCGGTACGTTGATCCAGGCGAATACTGTCAAGCAACCCCTTCCGGTCAACCGCGTCCGGTGCTTCGATGGTTATATCCAGCTGCTCCCCAGGGTAGAGCCCATAGTAAACGCTGATGCCTCGCCGAGGATTAAAGAAATTCAGCAAAGTTTTGAAGGGAGCCGTTATAGCAAAACCAGGAAAAGTGCGCTCATTTTGCTCATAGCTAAAAAAATAGTCGGCATTGACATAACCCTTTTCAATAGCCCGGAGCTTCCACCTCTCCAGGGAGCGAATAATGCGGTAGGGCTCAAAAAAGGTGCCAGGGATAATTGTAGGCGGATTGGCTATATCGGTGTGCCCCAGGTAAGTCAGGTCCGTCACAACATAAGGGCTGTTTTCACGGATATTCACCTGCAGGATACTCGTATAACCCTGACGGCGAGGAACCACGTTCACTTCCACATCAAGATAGCCACTGAGATGATAGAATGTACGCACCTGCTGCTCCAGCCTGGCAATGGTCCGAGTATCAGTATCGTAAACGGGAAAGGCAGAAAGCTCCTGAAAAATTGTACTGTCAAGAAAAGCCCAGTTACCCCGCAACACAATATCCTCCACGGGATAGCTTCGAGATATGTTCAGCTGCAGGTGCTGACCCTCCAGCTCGGCTTCTTTCACACGAAAAAACCGCAGCCCATCAACCTGCTCCACAACCGACTCCACCGTCTGGCGATCCATAGGGGTGGGAAAGAGTCGTTCCAATAACTCCCGATCCCCATCAGAGACACCGATTATAGCGATGGTAAGAATTTCCCCAATCATCAACGACCTATCCGATACTCAAGATCGACACCATAGGAACCACCAAACTCCTCACGCCCCCGCACATGCAAAAAGTCAAAGAGCTTGTAGATAACCTGAAATTGCTGCGCCCCCTCAGCACTAAGTTCACGGGTAATACGAATCTCCATGCGCTCCGAAAGCTCGGTGGTCAAGGCAATATCGGGGCTTTCACCCATAAGGCCACTGGGGGCAACCCGGAAGGCAGCCTCTCCCCGTAAAACCGGCCCCGTCATAGTGTTCAACGTCTCGGCAACCTGATTGGCCAACACATGAGATGCTGCGGCAGTGGGCGAAATATCGTCATCATAACTTCCCAGCACCAGCAGACTAACGATCTGCTCCTGGGGTAAAGCGGGAATACTGCGAAACCGAAGCTGGGGATTGTCGGAAGTGCCTGTTACGTGGACAAAAACCTGATGCCCCTGCTTGCTGGTAGTGGCTGTAATATCGAGACGTGGCTCCATGCCGCCATCAAACTCCAAAAAACCTCGCTGCAGCACGTAGTGATCGCGGTTGAGGACTAACGCGCCAGAGAGGACCTCGATGCGTCCTTCAAGATTAAGAGTACCGGCATACAGACGACCTTCTACATCCGGCAACAACATAAGGTTGCCCTGGTCCAGGGAAACCCGCACCGGAGATCCTCCGCGCACATGTACCGTCCAGTCGCCAGGAATTACAGGGGCAGGAGCCGCCGGCGTTCCATCACCATTCGCCGTGCGAATGTTGATCTGCCCGCGACGCACATCCACCTGTGCCACCCCCACCGGTTCATCCCGGCTATCCCCATGTATTTCCCCCTGAGAGTCCAGCAAAAAAATATTATCACGCTCTTGGTAAAAGAGGTTGCGCACCTGATACTGAACGTCATAGATAATGGCGCCAGATTCAGGAAACTCAAATCGCACCTGTCCGGTGCCAGTACCATCTCGACCAATGCGCAGAGAAATATTCTCCAGCCCTCCCTGCATGGCAGTGCGATCAAAATAAACCCGTGAGCTCAGCTGGCGCACCCGCAACTGGGGGTGCTCATCGTGATAAAGCTCAGAGCCTGAAAGCATGCGAATCTGCCCCACAATGACATCATCGCCCTCCAGCACAATCCTGGCCGCGCCACTGGCTTGTAGCTGGTCATCTACAAACAGGGGCACCATGCGCAAGTCTACTTCCCCTTCCACCGCTACTGATACTAAATGCAATGCTTCCAGGCTGGCACGGACCTCAAGGGTTCCCAGCTCTGTGCTCAAGGTTGAAAAAAGCTCCTGCTCTCCGCGACCTTCACCAGCAACCCGGTGGCTGAAGGTACTGCCGTGCCCGCTGGCAATCAACGGACTCAACACATCCAGCGTCACCGCCTCCGCCGTAAGCACCTGATCCCGATAGTCCAACTGCAAGTGGGACTGCACCAAAAGATCCTGAGATTTATGAGACACTTGCACACCGTGTATGTCAGCTCTACCTACGGGGTTTTGCACTGTACCTTCCACATCCACAGCGTAGCTGCTGGCAGCTACGCTCCAATCGCTGGGCATTTCACTCCAAATCTCCTGCATATCCAATTGTTGACCCTGGGCCTGCAGAGCCATATCACCATCAAAATCTACCCAGCCCTCCAGGAAGTGTTGCTCCTGTTCATCCTGTACTTTGGCGCTGACACGGCGATGCGCCAAGCCCCCCTCCACACGCAGGGCAGGAATTATCATGCCACCAAGCTCATGGGGGGAAAGTTCACCGCGTGCTTGTACCTGCAAATCGCGCACTTCTCCCCACACACGACCTTCAGCCCGTTGAATAGTAGGGAGCAGCGGCAGATCGCCAATGTTCCCAAATGCTAAAGCATCGCCCAAAGCAATATCGCTGCCGTAAAAATCAAGATCCAACTTTATCTCGTCCACCGCATGGATGGTCAAACTCCCACGAGGGACCAGGGCCTCACCGTCACCACTGCGAGCCCGTACCGATTGAAATTGCAGAGATCGCCCATCCAGCCACATCTGCCCCGACGCATCTTGCAGCTCACCGTCAAAAATTTCCAGGTAGGGCGCATCTACTGCCACCTCAAGCAAAGGGCTGCGCAGTGGACCATGCAGATCCACATGAAATCGGGACGTCCCTTCAATAAAGTCCACATTGAAAGCCCTTAGTATAGGGGCCAAGTCATGGGCCGTTCCATTAAACCAGAGGGAGAAAAAGTCCTCAAAATCGTAGCTTAATTTCCCGCCTCCTTGAGCTTCAAATGCCGGTGAACGCACCTGACCGCCCAAAAAACGCACCCCGCGAGAGCTGATTACAACATCAGTATTTACCGTAGCCTCCAGTGGCTCCCAAAAACTATCATAACAAAAATCCAGTTCTGCCGAGCCCGCAAAAGCTTGCTGCTGCATTATCCAACGGCCGGTCACCACCCCGCTGATATCCTCAAAGGCAATAAAAGGCAAACGGGGCATAAGATAGCGCTGCAGGTCCAACTCATGCAGGGTTGCTTTCAGCTCCACATCACCAGAAGCAAAGTCTGCTGCCAGCAATAGGTGCAGGTCATCACCCTGCCGAGGCTCTACCGAAGCGGTAAGCCCGGAAAAGTCGCCCTGAAAGTAGACTTCTAAATCAGGAAAGTCTTCGTAACCCAGCACCGTAGCCGACAGAGTATGGACCTCTCCTTCATAGCCTATCTCATCCCATGGTCCATGAACTCGAACCTCCAAGTCGACACGGCTACTGAGGTGGGGAATGTCCAGGGGCAGCTGGCTGAACAGCACGACTTCCATGCCGGCCCTGTCCAGCGTGCCGTAGGCCCGCAGCGTATAGTCTTGCCAGCCGAGGGAAGCCCGGGTCAGATCCAGTTGCAAGCGATCCGGCCGCAAACGACCGTGGGCATTGAAAGCCCGCAACTCTTCTCCCGACACCTCAATCAGCTCAGTGCGCAAACGAAACTGAAAGTTATCATCAATACCCAGCTGCACACCTTCCACTTTTCCACCAGGCCACTGCACATCCAGGTTATCCATTTGAATGCCACGAAACAGAGCGCTGTAACGACCTATTGTTTCCTCTATAGACATCCCGGACGCTTCTTCTTTTTTCTGAGCTTTGGCATCACTGGCGACCACAGGTAAATCGTCCAGAGAAGCCAACTCCACCTGACCATTACTGAAAACCACCCCAACACCAGGCAGGGACAGGGGAAATTGCCAAAAAACCGTGGCTCGCACTTCCTCGAAGCTGGCGTGGTGAGAGGCGTAGCTAATCGTTAGATCAGAAAAAAAAATGCCAGTTAAATTGGCTGAAAGAGTTCGATAGGAAATTTCCAGACCATGCTCTTGCTGCAGGTAGTCCACAACTCCTTCCACCTTCTGGGATATCCAGAGAATGCCAGCAGCAAGTATTAGTACGAGAAGTCCCGTGATAAGTAGTATCTTTTTCATGGTATAAAACCCGGAGAGCGTAGCGAGGAGAAGTCAAAAACCGTACCGGTTCAAACCCAAACGGTTGAAAGTGCCAGACAACAGAGGGAGAGTAGCGCAGATAGGCATCGAAGGGAAGCAAATCCAGGAAGTGCCCTGAAAATGGCGGCCATCCCAGCATGCCAAGAGTGTAAGCACCAAGGCCGTTTGGCCTAAGGGGCACAGCAAAGGCTCGGCAAGAACCCTGCTACAGATGCCCCGGCAAAAACCGTGCGGCACCATGATGGGTTGCGTAAAAGTCTACATAGCAAGTCGATACACAGCGCACGCTACTCTACTTCCTTGAACAGTCGCCCACTCTTCATGCTGGCCTGTATAAAATCACGAAAGAGAGGGTGGGAAGTTGTAGGACGCGACTTAAACTCCGGATGGAACTGACAGCCCACAAACCAGGGGTGATCGGCAATCTCCACAATCTCCACCAAGGTACCGTCAGGACTGGTACCAGCAATAATAAGCCCAGCTTGAGAGAGCTCATCGCGATACTTGTTGTTGAACTCCAGGCGGTGGCGATGTCGCTCACTGACCATCTCCTGGCCATAGGCCTTATGGGATAGGGATCCGGGCTCAAGACGGCAATCGTACTTCCCCAGGCGCATGGTGCCACCCAGGTTGGCAATATTTTTCTGGTCTGCCATAAAGTCTATCACCGGATGCTTGGCCTGACTGTCAAACTCGATACTGGTGGCACCATCAATACCACAGATGTGACGAGCAAACTCAATGACAGCGCACTGCATACCCAAGCAGATACCAAAGAAAGGAACCTTCTTTTCGCGAGCGTAGCGGATAGCCTCGACTTTGCCCTCCACTCCCCGGTCGCCAAAGCCGCCAGGAACCAGCACACCGTCCACATCGTGCAACAACAGGTCAGCACCATGGCGATCCACTTCCTCAGCATCTACCCACTTGATATTTACCCGCACCTCGTTGGCTATACCAGCGTGACCGAGACTCTCCGAGAGAGACTTGTAAGCCTCCTTGAGCTTAGCGTACTTGCCCACCACTGCGATAGTAATAATCTCTCTGGGATTAACACTGCGGTCTACAATGCGCTTCCACTCGCTTAGGTCCAGGCTGTGATGCTCAAGTCCCAGAATATCCAGCACCGCCTCATCTGCCCGTTCGTTATAGAATTGCATGGGCACACGGTAAATAGTATCCACATCGATGGCTTCAATAACATAGCTCGGCTTGACGTTACAAAACAGGGCAATCTTTTCCCGCAGGTCGTAGGAGAGGGGGGACTCGGTACGACAAAAGAGTATATCGGGCTGGATCCCGATTTCCCGCAAATCCCGCACGCTGTGCTGGGTTGGCTTGGTCTTGAGCTCGCCAGAGGTTGACATATAGGGAATCAAGGTCAAGTGCATATAGCAGACATTCTCACGGCCTACATCGAAAGCAAACTGACGAATAGACTCCAGGAAAGGCAAACTCTCGATATCTCCAACGGTGCCACCAATCTCCGTCATGATAATCTCGGCATCTTCATTGCCAAGCAGAATGTTACGCTTTATTTCGTCGGTTATATGGGGAATAACCTGCACCGTACCACCCAAGTAGTCGCCACGACGCTCTTTCTTGATGACGTTGTAGTACACCTGCCCTGTGGTAATGTTGGAGTAGCGATTGGCTGTCATGCTGACAAAGCGCTCATAGTGACCTAAGTCCAGGTCAGTCTCGGCACCATCGTCAGTAACAAAAACTTCACCATGCTGATAGGGGCTCATGGTGCCCGGGTCAATGTTGAGATAGGGGTCGAACTTCTGCAGTTTTACCCGATAGCCACGGGCTTCCAGGAGCGCCCCAATGCTGGCCGCCGCCAACCCTTTTCCCAGGGAGCTGAGGACACCTCCGGTAATAAATATATATTTTCTATTTGTTATATCGCCCATGAAAAACCTCTATATATTGTATTCGCTGCTTACGGAAATTCCTTGAAACCTTCCTGATAAAGCATCAACGTGAGATCCTGCTTGTCATCTGAACGTGGCATAGCTCCCGGTAAACTCGCACACGGCAATTTTCCGGAGTGTTGTGAGAAGGCTTGACACCTGC
Proteins encoded:
- a CDS encoding cytochrome ubiquinol oxidase subunit I, whose amino-acid sequence is MDLATGIEHVDWSRLQFAVTAMFHFIFVPLTLGLGFIVAIMETIYVKTGDEYWKMVTKFWMKLFAINFVVGVSTGLIMEFQFGTNWSNYSWLVGDIFGAPLAIEGIVAFFLEATFFAVMFFGWDKISKGAHLFSTWMVAIGANLSALWILVANGWMTYPVGAHFNPETARNEMLSFAEILFSPVAITKFLHTVASGYVVAALFVVGISAWYLLKGRETQFAKRSIAVAAAFGLITSIFLAMSGDESGYEIAQKQPMKMAAMEGLYDGQTQAGVVALGMLTPGKRPGDDREPFLFDIYIPYALSFMGYRDINAFVPGINDLVYGNPEQGIPAASELIERGNLAQESLAAFHDARDRGDEIAMSQHRSVIEEHAPYIGYGYLSEPTDIVPPVALTFYSFRVMVGLGVFFIVLFAATFYFLRKNTLENKTWFLRLCVLSIPLGFIAAQAGWLVAEVGRQPWAIQDLLPVQAAATSIGAGAVQITFWLFVLLFIIFFIAGFKIMLRQIVIGPQGGK
- a CDS encoding outer membrane protein assembly factor, with protein sequence MIGEILTIAIIGVSDGDRELLERLFPTPMDRQTVESVVEQVDGLRFFRVKEAELEGQHLQLNISRSYPVEDIVLRGNWAFLDSTIFQELSAFPVYDTDTRTIARLEQQVRTFYHLSGYLDVEVNVVPRRQGYTSILQVNIRENSPYVVTDLTYLGHTDIANPPTIIPGTFFEPYRIIRSLERWKLRAIEKGYVNADYFFSYEQNERTFPGFAITAPFKTLLNFFNPRRGISVYYGLYPGEQLDITIEAPDAVDRKGLLDSIRLDQRTAIDDFEIPIIASDTRRYLRRQGFRVEDVYVSGNQDEIFIGIEAHRIHYEEVGIESPYWGKAMEQQLPLYRADEGFDHSGLNRLQGDIRREAANRAVDARTSLREDTPKSATVTVDMRFPRLPLVLSVSDGLDGNNSLQEQAVDSLYELYHHNERSIDDSRYLAQHIQRLYAEKGYLKARAQVQRSVLDRHVAVEVLVDPGPRYRNASVLTFGAESTSRRYVRRVMRYSQMDEYASLSAIEQAQQNIESERIFSYSNYQGIKVGERYYHVVQAEDRGNIFGAVALGYDSFYGPNVQFRVGHGNVMGRGGELTATQRQSARRSISALEYHEDFSFGIPIDTTYTLSRTRAERQSYTSHVDLFSMTIRHFLHESIPLSFSYSHSEYGYRSVSSGLDRGEDYDDGAYHHVGVNVRYNRTDSLVAPTKGFDLQSSYLRSLSQSQRHSDFQTLTLKGSYYLPPWRRGVIALHGEAGQISRDDRLPIPLESRFSLGGANSVRGFEHERVALRSAGGARIGGLAYDRVTAEYRHAFGNIETVLYYDMGNVYPEQLWQDGPSDPYTGVGTGLRYRTPVGPIRLDVAKATTHKTEADSYEIYLTIGYSF
- a CDS encoding CTP synthase, translated to MGDITNRKYIFITGGVLSSLGKGLAAASIGALLEARGYRVKLQKFDPYLNIDPGTMSPYQHGEVFVTDDGAETDLDLGHYERFVSMTANRYSNITTGQVYYNVIKKERRGDYLGGTVQVIPHITDEIKRNILLGNEDAEIIMTEIGGTVGDIESLPFLESIRQFAFDVGRENVCYMHLTLIPYMSTSGELKTKPTQHSVRDLREIGIQPDILFCRTESPLSYDLREKIALFCNVKPSYVIEAIDVDTIYRVPMQFYNERADEAVLDILGLEHHSLDLSEWKRIVDRSVNPREIITIAVVGKYAKLKEAYKSLSESLGHAGIANEVRVNIKWVDAEEVDRHGADLLLHDVDGVLVPGGFGDRGVEGKVEAIRYAREKKVPFFGICLGMQCAVIEFARHICGIDGATSIEFDSQAKHPVIDFMADQKNIANLGGTMRLGKYDCRLEPGSLSHKAYGQEMVSERHRHRLEFNNKYRDELSQAGLIIAGTSPDGTLVEIVEIADHPWFVGCQFHPEFKSRPTTSHPLFRDFIQASMKSGRLFKEVE
- a CDS encoding translocation/assembly module TamB domain-containing protein: MKKILLITGLLVLILAAGILWISQKVEGVVDYLQQEHGLEISYRTLSANLTGIFFSDLTISYASHHASFEEVRATVFWQFPLSLPGVGVVFSNGQVELASLDDLPVVASDAKAQKKEEASGMSIEETIGRYSALFRGIQMDNLDVQWPGGKVEGVQLGIDDNFQFRLRTELIEVSGEELRAFNAHGRLRPDRLQLDLTRASLGWQDYTLRAYGTLDRAGMEVVLFSQLPLDIPHLSSRVDLEVRVHGPWDEIGYEGEVHTLSATVLGYEDFPDLEVYFQGDFSGLTASVEPRQGDDLHLLLAADFASGDVELKATLHELDLQRYLMPRLPFIAFEDISGVVTGRWIMQQQAFAGSAELDFCYDSFWEPLEATVNTDVVISSRGVRFLGGQVRSPAFEAQGGGKLSYDFEDFFSLWFNGTAHDLAPILRAFNVDFIEGTSRFHVDLHGPLRSPLLEVAVDAPYLEIFDGELQDASGQMWLDGRSLQFQSVRARSGDGEALVPRGSLTIHAVDEIKLDLDFYGSDIALGDALAFGNIGDLPLLPTIQRAEGRVWGEVRDLQVQARGELSPHELGGMIIPALRVEGGLAHRRVSAKVQDEQEQHFLEGWVDFDGDMALQAQGQQLDMQEIWSEMPSDWSVAASSYAVDVEGTVQNPVGRADIHGVQVSHKSQDLLVQSHLQLDYRDQVLTAEAVTLDVLSPLIASGHGSTFSHRVAGEGRGEQELFSTLSTELGTLEVRASLEALHLVSVAVEGEVDLRMVPLFVDDQLQASGAARIVLEGDDVIVGQIRMLSGSELYHDEHPQLRVRQLSSRVYFDRTAMQGGLENISLRIGRDGTGTGQVRFEFPESGAIIYDVQYQVRNLFYQERDNIFLLDSQGEIHGDSRDEPVGVAQVDVRRGQINIRTANGDGTPAAPAPVIPGDWTVHVRGGSPVRVSLDQGNLMLLPDVEGRLYAGTLNLEGRIEVLSGALVLNRDHYVLQRGFLEFDGGMEPRLDITATTSKQGHQVFVHVTGTSDNPQLRFRSIPALPQEQIVSLLVLGSYDDDISPTAAASHVLANQVAETLNTMTGPVLRGEAAFRVAPSGLMGESPDIALTTELSERMEIRITRELSAEGAQQFQVIYKLFDFLHVRGREEFGGSYGVDLEYRIGR
- the pgsA gene encoding CDP-diacylglycerol--glycerol-3-phosphate 3-phosphatidyltransferase; translated protein: MQLNTPNQLTVLRVALIPVLVFSLSYQGFLVDLFSVVVFSLAAITDYYDGHLARKYNLVTDFGKIMDPVADKLLVAAALICLVERGDVAAFAVILLLAREFAVTALRAVASSHGYVMPADQLGKWKTGLQITAIIMLILGWQLWFVSLQVLGLIILWLAIIIAIYSGWRYFVDYMEFRKSHDLGDFQ